In Archangium violaceum, the following are encoded in one genomic region:
- a CDS encoding MFS transporter: MEATDGLPTPRRYWAISAIVLAITMAVLDGAIANVALPAIARDLRASPAASIWVVNAYQLAIVVSLLPFASLGDIVGYRRVFQSGLLVFTLASLGCALSGSLVGLTLARILQGFGAAAIMSVNAALVRFTYPNRLLGRAIGINALVVALSSAIGPTVASAILSAGSWPWLFAINLPMGCIALLIANRALPHTERSRHPFDLTSALLNAVTFGLLIIGAESMTTGSRLGALALAGGLAAGVVLVRRQLSRTSPLVPVDLLRIPVFAFSVTASICSFSAQMLAFVSLPFYFQDVLGRSQLETGLLMTPWPVAVAVMAPIAGRLADRFSAAILCGVGSVILSMGLTLLALLPPHAASSTIVCGMALCGVGFGFFQSPNNRAMISAAPKARSGGAGGMQATARLLGQTCGATLVAVAFRTSSSHGPTVALGVGAGFAATAAVVSTFRHHRQVDVQVTGR, encoded by the coding sequence ATGGAAGCAACCGATGGGCTGCCCACGCCGCGCAGATACTGGGCGATCTCCGCCATCGTGCTCGCGATCACCATGGCCGTGCTGGACGGAGCGATCGCCAACGTGGCGCTGCCGGCCATCGCGAGGGATCTGCGCGCCTCACCGGCCGCGTCGATCTGGGTGGTGAACGCCTACCAGCTGGCCATCGTGGTCTCGCTCCTCCCCTTCGCCTCGCTGGGGGACATCGTGGGCTACCGCCGGGTGTTCCAGTCGGGCCTGCTGGTGTTCACGCTGGCCTCATTGGGGTGCGCGCTGTCGGGCTCGCTGGTGGGATTGACGCTCGCGCGAATCCTCCAGGGCTTCGGAGCGGCGGCGATCATGAGCGTCAACGCCGCCCTCGTGCGCTTCACCTACCCGAATCGACTGCTGGGACGGGCCATTGGGATCAACGCCCTGGTGGTCGCGCTCTCCTCGGCGATCGGTCCCACGGTCGCATCGGCCATCCTCTCGGCGGGGTCGTGGCCCTGGCTGTTCGCGATCAACCTGCCCATGGGGTGCATCGCCCTGCTCATCGCGAACCGGGCGCTGCCGCACACCGAGCGCTCGCGCCACCCCTTCGACCTGACGAGTGCGCTGCTCAATGCCGTGACGTTCGGTCTGCTGATCATCGGCGCCGAGAGCATGACGACCGGCTCGCGCCTGGGCGCCCTGGCACTGGCCGGAGGCCTCGCCGCGGGGGTGGTGCTGGTGCGGCGGCAACTCTCACGGACCTCGCCGCTCGTGCCGGTGGACCTGCTGCGGATCCCGGTCTTCGCCTTCTCCGTGACGGCCTCCATCTGCTCCTTCTCGGCGCAGATGCTCGCCTTCGTCTCCCTTCCCTTCTACTTCCAGGATGTCCTGGGGCGCAGTCAGCTGGAGACCGGACTGTTGATGACGCCCTGGCCGGTCGCCGTGGCGGTGATGGCGCCCATCGCGGGACGGCTGGCGGATCGCTTCTCGGCGGCGATCCTGTGTGGTGTGGGCTCGGTCATCCTGTCGATGGGGCTGACGCTGCTCGCGCTGCTGCCGCCGCATGCGGCGAGCAGCACCATCGTCTGCGGCATGGCGCTCTGTGGCGTGGGCTTCGGGTTCTTCCAGTCACCGAACAACCGCGCGATGATCTCCGCGGCGCCGAAGGCACGAAGTGGCGGCGCTGGCGGCATGCAGGCAACGGCCCGGCTCCTGGGACAGACGTGCGGCGCGACCCTGGTCGCCGTGGCCTTCAGGACTTCCTCGAGCCATGGGCCCACGGTGGCCCTGGGGGTAGGTGCTGGCTTCGCGGCCACGGCGGCCGTGGTCAGCACCTTCCGTCATCATCGGCAGGTCGACGTCCAGGTGACAGGCAGGTAA
- a CDS encoding alpha/beta fold hydrolase has protein sequence MSHYFRQDYLTVPDGASLYYQVQGEGEPGMVLCDGLGCDGFVWKYLAPYLEQRYRVLRWHYRGHGRSGLPRQRERIGMLYTCDDLNRVMDAAGVDQAVLFAHSMGVQVALEFHRRYAERVRGLVLLCGSYGTPLDTFHDGNWLKRLFPLIRLTVESFPQPVARMTRALLSTELAMQVALSVELNRSLLAKSDLVPYFTHLANMDPVVFVRTLESASHHSAWDHLPHVDVPTLIIAGEHDKFTPAWLSRRMAAHIPDAEFMMVPQGTHVAPLEHKELVELRVERFLREHLPAAPPAPSGVEKPELDVASSPTR, from the coding sequence ATGAGCCATTATTTCCGGCAGGACTACCTCACCGTGCCCGATGGGGCCTCGCTGTACTACCAGGTGCAGGGCGAGGGCGAGCCGGGAATGGTGCTGTGCGACGGCCTGGGCTGTGATGGCTTCGTCTGGAAGTACCTGGCGCCCTACCTGGAGCAGCGCTACCGCGTCCTGCGCTGGCACTACCGGGGCCACGGCCGCTCGGGCCTGCCCCGGCAGCGCGAGCGCATCGGCATGCTCTACACCTGTGACGACCTCAACCGGGTGATGGATGCCGCGGGCGTTGACCAGGCCGTCCTCTTCGCCCACTCCATGGGCGTGCAGGTGGCGCTCGAGTTCCACCGCCGCTACGCCGAGCGCGTGCGCGGGCTCGTCCTCCTGTGCGGCAGCTACGGCACCCCGCTGGACACCTTCCACGACGGCAACTGGCTCAAGCGGCTCTTCCCCCTCATCCGCCTCACCGTGGAGAGCTTCCCCCAGCCCGTGGCCCGGATGACCCGCGCCCTGCTCAGCACCGAGCTGGCCATGCAGGTGGCACTCTCCGTGGAGCTCAACCGATCTCTGCTCGCCAAGAGCGATCTCGTCCCCTACTTCACCCACCTGGCCAACATGGACCCGGTGGTCTTCGTCCGCACCCTGGAGTCCGCCTCCCACCACAGCGCCTGGGACCACCTGCCCCACGTGGACGTGCCCACCCTCATCATCGCCGGCGAGCACGACAAGTTCACCCCGGCCTGGCTCTCGCGCCGGATGGCCGCCCACATCCCCGACGCCGAGTTCATGATGGTGCCCCAGGGCACCCATGTCGCCCCCCTGGAGCACAAGGAGCTGGTCGAGCTCCGGGTGGAGCGCTTCCTGCGCGAGCACCTGCCCGCGGCCCCTCCGGCTCCGTCCGGAGTGGAAAAGCCCGAGCTGGATGTCGCCTCTTCGCCTACCCGGTAG
- a CDS encoding sigma 54-interacting transcriptional regulator has translation MDLERHQNLHTIIMLREVIRKWWRAELHLVDRNGVVLEWQKGGDIPPTPNACCRLSLTSREGLRRCNQSVRQLHEQFRANRRLRRALVHPCHLQFSLVGAPLYVHDEYEGFLLVEGFLREPLSGREQELLKARVRELQPGAPDVERAVERLPVLGDTNLEKLSDLLEYGASEIAAYEAERARKEERSIQALSRDTGETYRFEDIIGRSGAMQEIFKLLEKVSNSEATVLINGESGTGKELVARAIHYNGPRRQGPFVVQNCSAFNDNLLESALFGHMRGAFTGAMRDKKGLFEVADGGTFFLDEVGDMSPALQVKLLRVLQEGTFLPVGGTHSREVDVRVIAATHKDLGEMVKRGEFREDLYYRINVIRVHLPPLRDRRDDLPLLVDHFLRKHHREGQRARGLSSEAMALLGTYAWPGNVRELENEIERLLVLGGDLELLPAELISSRIRDAVTPGGSSFLTARATGRLHEAVETLEREMIHQGLLRTGNNKSRLARELGISRSNLILKIAKYGLDKGLPPDAEADA, from the coding sequence ATGGACCTGGAGAGGCACCAGAACCTGCACACCATCATCATGCTGCGAGAAGTCATTCGCAAGTGGTGGCGTGCGGAGTTGCACCTCGTGGACCGCAACGGGGTGGTGCTGGAGTGGCAGAAGGGCGGAGATATTCCCCCGACCCCCAACGCGTGCTGCCGCCTCTCGCTCACCTCTCGGGAGGGCCTGCGGCGCTGCAACCAGTCGGTGCGGCAGCTGCACGAGCAGTTCCGGGCCAACCGGCGCCTGCGCCGCGCGCTCGTCCACCCGTGCCATCTCCAGTTCAGCCTGGTGGGCGCGCCCCTCTACGTCCATGACGAATACGAGGGCTTCCTGCTCGTGGAGGGCTTCCTGCGCGAGCCGCTCTCGGGGCGAGAGCAGGAGCTGCTCAAGGCCCGCGTGCGCGAGTTGCAGCCGGGAGCACCGGACGTGGAGCGCGCCGTGGAGCGCCTGCCCGTGCTGGGGGACACCAACCTGGAGAAGCTCTCGGACCTGCTCGAGTATGGCGCCAGCGAGATCGCCGCCTACGAGGCCGAGCGCGCCCGCAAGGAGGAGCGCTCCATCCAGGCGCTCTCGCGGGACACCGGCGAGACCTACCGCTTCGAGGACATCATCGGCCGCTCCGGCGCGATGCAGGAGATCTTCAAGCTGCTCGAGAAGGTGTCCAACTCGGAGGCCACCGTCCTCATCAACGGCGAGTCGGGCACGGGCAAGGAGCTGGTGGCGCGCGCCATCCACTACAACGGCCCCCGGCGGCAGGGCCCCTTCGTGGTGCAGAACTGCTCGGCCTTCAACGACAACCTGCTTGAAAGCGCTCTCTTCGGCCACATGCGCGGCGCCTTCACCGGCGCCATGCGCGACAAGAAGGGCCTCTTCGAGGTCGCCGACGGCGGCACCTTCTTCCTCGACGAGGTGGGCGATATGTCCCCCGCGCTCCAGGTGAAGCTCTTGCGCGTGCTGCAGGAGGGCACCTTCCTGCCCGTGGGCGGCACGCACTCGCGCGAGGTGGACGTGCGCGTCATCGCCGCCACGCACAAGGACCTGGGCGAGATGGTCAAGCGCGGCGAGTTCCGCGAGGACCTCTACTACCGCATCAACGTCATCCGGGTGCACCTGCCCCCCCTGCGCGATCGCCGGGACGATCTGCCCCTGCTGGTGGACCACTTCCTGCGCAAGCACCACCGCGAGGGCCAGCGCGCCCGGGGCCTGTCCTCCGAGGCCATGGCCCTGCTCGGCACCTACGCCTGGCCAGGCAACGTGCGCGAGCTGGAGAACGAAATCGAACGGTTGCTGGTGCTCGGCGGCGATCTGGAGTTGCTGCCGGCCGAGCTCATCTCCAGCCGCATCCGCGACGCGGTGACGCCCGGTGGCTCGTCCTTCCTCACCGCTCGCGCCACGGGCAGGCTGCACGAGGCGGTGGAGACCCTGGAGCGCGAGATGATCCACCAGGGACTGTTGCGCACCGGGAACAACAAGAGCCGTCTGGCGCGCGAGCTTGGCATCAGCCGTTCCAACCTTATCTTGAAGATCGCCAAGTACGGCCTCGACAAGGGCCTCCCGCCCGATGCCGAGGCAGACGCCTGA
- the typA gene encoding translational GTPase TypA, with the protein MIARENIRNVAIVAHVDHGKTTLVDHMLRQAGIFRSNEAVTERVMDSNDLEREKGITILAKNTAVTYKGKQINIIDTPGHADFGGEVERGLRLVDGVILLVDAAEGPLPQTRFVLSKALGMGLKTVLVINKIDRQDARPKEILDQVYSLYIDLGADDQQLEFPVLYTIARQGQSSPSLEQPGKSLEPLFEAILSHISPPPAPTQEPLQLLVANLDYDDYVGRLAVGRVQAGRLTPNMPVAVMRDGGKVEQGKIVKLYGFQGLKRTEIPDAGPGEIVSIAGIEAISIGDTIADVEKPVALPRITVDEPTMMMIFKVNDGPLAGKEGKYVTSRNLRERLYREAYRNVSIRVEDTETPDAFRVVGRGELQLAVIIETMRREGYELTASNPEPVTKTIDGQVHEPMELLFCDVPEGSVGAVTERLGPRKGRMTDMAQLGGGRTRLQFRIPARGLIGFRSEFLTITRGEGIMSSQFDGYEPWFGYIPKRANGAIVSDRLGETVPYALFSIQERGQLFVGAGVTVYEGMIIGEHAHPSELNVNACREKKLTNIRAAGRDENVILTPPREMGLEKALEWIADDELVEVTPKSVRMRKKALSSGERYRADRDRKREERGEA; encoded by the coding sequence ATGATTGCCCGAGAGAACATCCGCAACGTCGCCATCGTCGCCCACGTCGACCATGGCAAGACCACCCTTGTCGACCACATGCTCCGCCAGGCGGGCATCTTCCGCAGCAACGAAGCCGTCACCGAACGGGTGATGGACTCCAACGACCTCGAGCGCGAGAAGGGCATCACCATTCTCGCGAAGAACACGGCCGTCACCTACAAGGGAAAGCAGATCAACATCATCGACACCCCGGGTCACGCGGACTTCGGTGGTGAGGTGGAGCGCGGCCTGCGCCTGGTGGATGGCGTCATCCTCCTGGTGGACGCGGCCGAGGGTCCCCTGCCCCAGACGCGCTTCGTGCTCAGCAAGGCGCTGGGCATGGGCCTGAAGACGGTGCTCGTCATCAACAAGATCGACCGCCAGGACGCCCGTCCCAAGGAGATCCTGGATCAGGTCTACTCGCTCTACATCGACCTGGGCGCGGACGATCAGCAGCTCGAGTTCCCGGTCCTCTATACGATCGCCCGCCAGGGCCAGAGCTCGCCCTCGCTGGAGCAGCCGGGCAAGAGCCTGGAGCCGCTGTTCGAGGCGATCCTCTCGCACATCTCGCCCCCGCCGGCGCCGACCCAGGAGCCGCTGCAGCTGCTGGTGGCCAACCTGGACTATGACGACTACGTGGGCCGCCTCGCGGTGGGCCGCGTGCAGGCCGGCCGCCTGACGCCGAACATGCCCGTGGCGGTGATGCGGGACGGCGGCAAGGTGGAGCAGGGGAAGATCGTCAAGCTCTACGGCTTCCAGGGCCTGAAGCGGACGGAGATCCCGGACGCGGGTCCGGGAGAGATCGTCTCCATCGCGGGAATCGAGGCCATCTCCATCGGCGACACCATCGCCGACGTGGAGAAGCCGGTGGCCCTGCCGCGCATCACCGTGGACGAGCCCACGATGATGATGATCTTCAAGGTCAACGACGGGCCGCTGGCGGGCAAGGAAGGCAAGTACGTCACCAGCCGCAACCTGCGCGAGCGCCTGTACCGCGAGGCCTACCGGAACGTGTCCATCCGCGTGGAGGACACGGAGACGCCGGACGCCTTCCGCGTGGTGGGCCGTGGCGAGCTCCAGCTGGCGGTCATCATCGAGACGATGCGCCGCGAGGGCTACGAGCTGACGGCGTCGAACCCGGAGCCGGTGACGAAGACGATCGACGGCCAGGTGCACGAGCCGATGGAGCTGCTCTTCTGCGACGTGCCCGAGGGCAGCGTGGGCGCGGTGACGGAGCGGCTGGGGCCCCGCAAGGGCCGTATGACGGACATGGCGCAGCTGGGCGGTGGGCGTACGCGCCTGCAGTTCCGGATTCCGGCGCGTGGCCTCATCGGCTTCCGCTCGGAGTTCCTCACCATCACGCGGGGTGAGGGCATCATGAGCAGCCAGTTCGACGGATACGAGCCGTGGTTCGGCTACATCCCGAAGCGGGCCAACGGGGCGATCGTGTCCGACCGCCTGGGCGAGACGGTGCCGTACGCGCTGTTCAGCATCCAGGAGCGTGGCCAGCTGTTCGTGGGAGCGGGCGTGACGGTGTACGAGGGGATGATCATCGGCGAGCACGCGCACCCCTCGGAGCTGAACGTGAACGCCTGCCGCGAGAAGAAGCTGACGAACATCCGAGCGGCGGGCCGCGACGAGAACGTCATCCTGACGCCGCCGCGCGAGATGGGGCTGGAGAAGGCCCTGGAGTGGATCGCGGACGACGAGCTGGTGGAGGTGACGCCGAAGTCGGTGCGCATGCGCAAGAAGGCGCTGAGCTCGGGCGAGCGCTACCGTGCGGATCGCGATCGCAAGCGCGAGGAGCGCGGCGAGGCGTAA